A window of the Diorhabda carinulata isolate Delta chromosome 1, icDioCari1.1, whole genome shotgun sequence genome harbors these coding sequences:
- the LOC130901753 gene encoding craniofacial development protein 2-like, with translation MLAPGKMEEIAAELRKYEVDVAAIQEIRWKERGIINKKEYTLLYSGNEKQGQGGTGFIVSKKLKDNIIDFRAVNGRIAYLRIKATPFNLSVLNVYAPTENAEEEEKEKLYENLEKEIEGIPKEDTTIVLGDFNAQIGQEDYIKQVAGKHTVHNVTNDNGTRLCNLAISTNMVISSTKFQHPYHHKVTWSAPDNKTFTQIDHILITRRKQSSVKDVRTFRGACADTDHFLVTATIKQKVKRCRRNGTLKN, from the coding sequence ATGCTGGCTCCaggaaaaatggaagaaatagcAGCTGAACTAAGAAAATATGAGGTGGATGTAGCAGCCATACAAGAAATTAGATGGAAAGAACGgggaattataaacaaaaaagagtACACCCTCTTATACTCAGGAAACGAGAAACAAGGGCAAGGTGGGACAGGTTTTATAGTAAGCAAAAAACTAAAAGACAATATAATAGACTTTAGGGCGGTAAACGGGAGAATAGCGTATTTACGAATAAAAGCAACCCCCTTTAACCTATCAGTCTTAAACGTGTATGCACCAACAGAAAAtgctgaagaagaagaaaaagaaaaactatatgAGAATCTGGAGAAGGAAATAGAAGGAATACCCAAGGAAGATACAACTATAGTACTGGGGGATTTTAACGCACAGATAGGTCAAGAAGATTACATAAAACAAGTTGCAGGAAAACATACAGTACACAATGTAACAAATGATAATGGAACAAGATTGTGCAATTTAGCTATAAGTACGAATATGGTCATAAGCAGCACCAAATTCCAGCATCCGTACCACCACAAAGTGACTTGGAGTGCCCCGGACAACAAAACATTCACGCAAATAGACCATATATTAATAACAAGAAGGAAACAAAGCTCTGTAAAGGATGTCCGAACATTTAGGGGAGCTTGCGCAGATACGGACCACTTTCTAGTTACAGCAACTATAAAGCAGAAGGTTAAAAGATGTAGAAGAAATggaacattgaaaaattga
- the LOC130893466 gene encoding putative nuclease HARBI1, whose protein sequence is MIKKVMFVFCFGIFIKMEIEDQIILDDDYDVMDIINDGFPRARPQRPNYFDSIDDLGFFRRFRLTKPTAEALLGEIQHTMEFDNNLNNQVSPMNQLLTTLRFYASNGHQIGIGDLMGIHQTTACRIISRVSRTIAMLRPNYIQMPENHAQLLHTQQEFYHRARFPRVVGCIDCTHIKINSPGGEDPEIFRNSKGIFSINTQVVGNANLEITDIVARWPGSVHDATIFNNSSILARLENQEFGNGIILGDSGYALRPFLLTPLLNPVNQAEQRYNESLIRTRNCIERLFGCWKRRFPVLAYGMRCHTDNVMAIIVATAVLHNICRRMGEDLPPAPEDIDEDMLEYLIEQDNVPHVPFVNNVNNILNYRQQIINTYFARLN, encoded by the exons atgATCAAGAAGGTTatgtttgtattttgttttggaatttttattaaaatggaaattgaagACCAAATTATACttgatgatgattatgatgtaATGGATATTATTAATGATGGCTTTCCGAGAGCCAGACCTCAGAGAcctaattattttgattcaatagaTGATTTGGGTTTCTTTAGAAGATTCCGTCTTACCAAACCCACTGCGGAAGCACTATTGGGAGAAATACAACACACAATGGAATTTGATAATAACTT AAATAATCAAGTATCCCCTATGAACCAACTACTAACTACTTTAAGGTTTTACGCCTCAAATGGGCATCAAATTGGTATTGGAGATCTTATGGGGATCCATCAAACCACAGCATGCAGAATCATATCAAGGGTCAGTAGAACTATTGCTATGTTGAGGCCCAACTATATTCAAATGCCAGAAAACCATGCTCAGCTTCTGCATACTCAACAAGAGTTTTATCACAGGGCAAGATTCCCCCGGGTGGTGGGGTGCATTGATTGCACacacattaaaataaattcaccaG gtGGTGAAGATCCTGAAATTTTTCGTAACAGTAAAGggatattttctataaatacgCAAGTTGTGGGAAATGCAAATTTGGAAATAACGGATATTGTTGCTAGGTGGCCAGGTTCTGTTCATGATGctacaatatttaataattcatcAATACTTGCCCGACTAGAAAACCAGGAATTTGGGAATGGCATTATTTTGG gagATAGTGGCTATGCTCTAAGGCCATTTTTATTAACACCCTTACTAAATCCTGTCAACCAAGCAGAGCAAAGGTATAATGAATCTCTTATACGTACCAGGAACTGCATTGAACGACTTTTTGGTTGCTGGAAAAGACGCTTTCCAGTTCTTGCATATGGTATGAGATGCCACACTGACAATGTAATGGCCATTATAGTAGCAACAGCAGTGCTGCACAACATATGTAGAAGAATGGGTGAAGATTTGCCACCTGCTCCTGAAGACATTGATGAAGACATGTTGGAATATTTAATAGAGCAAGATAATGTACCACATGTACCTTTTgttaataatgttaataatatacTTAACTATCGTCagcaaataataaatacttattttgCTCGATTGAATTAA